GGCTCGTTGCGCGAGACTTCCGGCAAGCCGAAATCGGCCGGCGTGTCGATCGTGTAGCCGAGTGCGGCGGCAGCGACCAGGCGGCCGCGCGCTACCGCATGCGTGCGCGGGTCGAGCGGAATGCTTTTGGTGTGGAACAGGCGCGAGATGCCTTCGTAGCCGGAGCCTTCGCTGCCATTGGCTAGGCCGACCTTCTGTCCGCCCGGCGCCAGGCGCGCGGCGCCCATGATGATGCCCGTCTTGAGCAAGCCCTGGGTATCGAACACATAATCGTAGCGCGTCTGGCGCAGGCTGCGGAAGAAGGCGGCGATTTCCGCGCGCGTCTCTTTCTTGCCCAGACTCTTGCGCCAGCGCCGCAGCGCGAACGGGAAAATGGTATTGACGCGCGCGTTCAGGCGCACCAGGCTGGTGTAGCCCTCTTCAACCACCCAGTCGATGGTCGCGTTCGGGAAATGGCGGGCGATGTCCGCCACCATCGGCAGGTTATGCAGCACGTCGCCCAGCGAGGACACGCGCACCAGCAGGATTTTCAAGGGCGCCTGCGCGCCTGGTTGAGCGGCCATGCTGTCAGAACGGCAGCACGGCATCAGGCTTGGCGGCCAGGATCACGCTCTTGAACTGTCCCTGGATGCGCGCCAGGGCTGCCGGCGTTTCCGCTTCGAAGCGCATGACGATCACTGGCGTGGTGTTCGACGAGCGGGCCAGGCCGAAGCCGTCCGCGTATTCCACGCGCAAGCCGTCGATGGTGATGATCTGTTCATTGCCGGGGAAGACGGCGTCGCGGCGCAGCATGTCCATCAGCGCGACGTTCTCGCCCTCCTTCAGCTCCAGGTGCAGTTCCGGCGTGCTGTCGGACTGCGGCAGGGAATTCAGCAAAGCCGACGGATCCGCTTCGCGCGTGAGGATTTCGAGCAGGCGCGCGGCCGAATACATGCCGTCGTCGAAACCGTACCAGCGGTCCTTGAAGAAGATATGGCCGCTCATTTCGCCGCCCAGCGGCGCACCCGTTTCGCGCAGCTTGGCTTTTACCAGCGAGTGGCCCGTCTTGTACATCAGCGGTACGCCGCCATGCTTGCTGATCCACGGCGCCAGGTGGCGCGTGCATTTCACATCGTACAAAATCTGCGCGCCAGGATGGCGGGTCAGCACGTCGGCCGCGAACAGCATCATCTGGCGGTCAGGGTAGATGATCTGGCCATCCTTGGTGACCACGCCCAGGCGGTCGCCGTCGCCGTCGAAGGCGATGCCGATTTCGGCATCCGTCTCGGCCAGGCAGCGGATCAGGTCCTGCAGGTTTTCCGGGTGCGCCGGGTCCGGATGGTGGTTCGGGAAGTGGCCGTCGACTTCGCAGAACAGTTCGATGACTTCGCAGCCCATGCCGCGGAACAGGTCCCCCGCGAATGCGCCGGCCACGCCATTGCCGCAGTCGACGGCGATCTTGATCGGGCGCGCCAGCTTGACGTCGCCCAGGATGCGCGCCAGGTAGGCCGTGCGGATATCGTGCGTGGCATAGGAGCCCGGCTTGGCACTGGCGCTGCCGTCGTGCGCGACGATGCTGTGGTACAGCGCCTGGATCGCTTCGCCGTGGATCGCTTCACCGGCCAGCACCATCTTGAAGCCGTTGTAGTCGGGCGGATTGTGGCTGCCCGTGACCATGATGCCGGAGCGCGTGTCGAGCACATTCGTGCCGAAGTAGACCATCGGCGTGGCCACCACGCCCAGGTCGATCACGTCGACGCCCGCCGCTTGCAAGCCCTGCGCCAGCGCCGCCGTCAATTCCGGTCCCGACAGACGGCCATCGCGGCCGATCACGACCCGCTGCTCGCCCTTGGCCAGGGCGGCCTGGCCAAATGCCTGACCGATCTTGTGGGCCACGCCGGCATCGAGGGTTTTAGCGATGATGCCGCGAATATCGTAGGCCTTGAAGATCGTTCTGGACAATGGGAGCATGGTGTGGCCGGTATAAGTAGGGTCAATAAGGTGCCTGGCAAGGTGCAGCGCGCGGCTGGCGGCTTGCCACTACGCCAAGAGTATACCGAATTATACGCGCAGCAGATCGATCGACTTGCCCGATTCCACCCACTGCCTGACCCACAGCGGCTGACGGCCACGGCCTGTCCATTGCTCGGTCGCATTCTCAGGATGGCGGTAACGCACCGCGACTTTGCCCGTGCGCGGGTGCAAGCCATCGAGTATCAGCTGTTTCAGCGGAATGCCGGCTTGCTGCGCGATGGCCATGATCTGTTCGCGCGCCTTGTTCAAGTCTTCGCGCTCGCGGCTGTTCAACTCCTGCTTGACATTATCTTCCAGTTTGCGCAATTCCAGCATCGTCATCGTAGACAGATCCATTGGTACATCCTTTATATTCATTTAAATAATAAAATCACGTGGAATATACTACATTGCATAAATATCTGTGCACCAACGCATAATCCATCATCAATTGAATCACGGCCCTCGATTTATTTGGCGGGCCAACATTAAGATTAAATGAAGAATATACCGGAAGCCCGCATGAAAAATGAATAACCATGAATTAAATGGCATTCCCGCGTGCCTGAACGGCATGCCAGCGGATTATTATTCCTATACGGCAGCGTGATACGGCAGCGTGACATACCGCTGAATCAAATTCCCATGCGGCATAATCGGCGCCCGCGTTTTTCTTCCCGCCGGCCATGCGCGCAATCGCGCACCTGCCAGAAATGCCCCAACGCCAAAGGGCGGGCATGCTTATAATGCAGGCGCGTAGTTCACTTCACCCCGGCACATATGAAAACTTACTTTATCGGCGATCTGCAAGGCTGTCATGCACAAACCGTCGAATTGATCGAACGGATCCAGGCGGCAGCGGGCGGTCCGTACCGCCTGCTGTTCGCGGGCGACTTGATCAATCGCGGCCCGGCCTCGCTGGCCACCCTGCGCCACGTGCACGCCCTGGCGCAGCAAGGCCTGGCCGACAGCGTCCTGGGCAACCATGACTTGCACTTGCTGGCCGTGGCCAACGGCATCCGGCCCGAGCATGCGTCCGACACCCTCGCCGACATCCTCGATGCACCCGACCGCGAGGAGTTGATCGACTGGCTGCGCCAGCGGCCACTGGCACTGGAACACGATGGCCATGTGCTCGTGCATGCAGGCTTGCTGCCGCAATGGAGCGCGGCCCAGGCCCTGTCCCTGAGCGAGGAGGTGTCCGCCATGCTGCGCAGCGACGATTGGGTGGCGTTCCTGCGCACCATGTACGGCAACGAGCCGGCCGCCTGGCGCGACGACCTGCAGGGCGCCGACCGGCTGCGCTGCATCGTCAACGCCATGACGCGGCTGCGCTTTTGCACGCCGGACGGTGTAATGGATTTCAAGATGAAGGAAAGCGGCAGCCCGCCGCCAGGCTCCGGCCTGCTGCCCTGGTTCGACGTGCCGGGCCGGCGCAGCGCCGGCGACACCATCGTCTTCGGCCACTGGTCGGCGCTGGGACTGCTACTAAGGCCGCACCTGATCGGACTCGATAGCGGCTGCGTCTGGGGCGGGAAACTGTCGGCCGTGTGCCTGGAGGACCGCTCGCTGCTGCAAGTCGACTGCCCCGCGTTCCAGCAGCATAGCGGCAAGCAGTAATCACCAAGCTTGGCGCGCATATGCTTAGTCGAAATCGGTCGTTGGCCTTGCCGCGTCTGGCCCGTATGATGGCGCTTTTGCCTTTGCGATCCCATGCATCCTGATACCGACAGACTGGCGCGCTGGCTGCTCGGCAGCCTGGAACTCGACACCGCCGTCCTGCATGTGGGCCAGTACTGCGGCCGCTGGCGCGCTTCCACGGCGGGGCGGGAACTGGGCAGCTTTCACCTGGTGCTCGATGGCCATTGCTACTTGCACCTCGACGGCGCGGCGCCCATTGCGCTCGGCCCGCGCGACGGCGTCTTCCTGCTGCGCGACTTGCCGCACTTCCCCAGTCCCCACAGCGATCCGCTGCAGGCGGTGAGCGCGCAAGCGATGCTGCCGCTGCAAACGCCCACGCAGCAGCCGGCGACGGCGCTGGCCTGCGGCTTCTTTCAATTTCGCGGCGCCCTCTCCGCGCTGATCGTCGACTCGTTCCCGCCGTATCTGCTGATACGCGGCGACGCGCCCGCCTTCAGCGCCGCCGCCGCGCTGTTCGACCTGATCCTCGCCGAAGCAGGCGGCGATCCGGAGCAACCGTCGCCGCTCATCGCGCGCCTGGTCGAGCTGCTGTTCTTTTACCTGATCCGCCATGTGGCGCAGGGCGAGCAGGTGGCGGCCGGCCTGCTGTCGCTGCTGCACCAGCCCGCATTTTCGCCACTGCTCGAACGCATGCTCGACGCCCCTGCCGACGACTGGTCGATCGAGAACATGGCCAAGGCAGCGTGCATGTCGCGCGCCAGCTTCTGCAAGCATTTCGCCAGCGCCAGCGGCCACTCGCCGGCCCAGTTCCTGCTCCTGCTGCGCATGAAGATCGCCGCGCGGCGTCTGCACGACGGCGTCTCCGTCGAACGCGCCGCCGAACTGGTGGGCTACCGCTCGCACGCCGCCTTTACGCGCGCCTTCAAGCGGGTCACGGGCGAGCAGCCGGGCGCCTACCGGCGCGACCAGCGATTGCGCCAGCTGGCCAGCTAAGAGCCTGCCGGAATCAAGGATCACACAATCGCAGACGAACGAGCACAAAAGGACGACGCTGACGTCTGTTGCGTGCACGGCATGGCCGATATAATGACCGGGTGACTTACTAACTTAGCAAGGTACCCCATGTCCCGTCTGACGCTGCACACTCTCGATACCGCCCCGGCCGACAGCCGCCCCTTCGTGGAAAAGGCCATCGCCAACAATGGCTTCCTGCCCAATCTGATCGGCGTGCTGGCCAATGCCCCGCTGGCACTGGAAACCTATCTGACCGTCTCCGGCATCAATGCGCGCGCCAGCCTGACCCTGATGGAGCGCGAAGTGGTGCAGATCACGGCCGCGCGCATCCATGGCTGCGATTTCTGCATCGCCGGCCATAGCGCCATCTCGCTGAAAAAAGCGGGCCAGACACCGGACACGGTGCGCGCCCTGCAGCACGGCCAGCCGACGGGCGATACGAAGCTCGACGCCGTCGCCGCCTTCGCCACGGCCGTCATCGCCACGCGCGGCGCCGTCAGCGACGCCGAATATCAAGCCTTCCTGGCCGCCGGCTACAACGAACAGCAGGCGCTCGAAGTCGTGCTGGGCATCAGCCTGGCCACCCTGTGCAATTTCTCCAACAGCCTGGCCGGCACGCCCGTCAATCCGCAATTGACGCCCTACCTGCCTGGCGCCGTCTGACATGGCGAACCTCACTCACTGGCTGCACATGCATGCCGACCAGCTCGACCAATCGCCGGAGCTGGCTGAAACCGTATTGCCGGCATTGGCCGGCGACAAGCTGCTGGCCATCGGCGTGCCGCAGGAACACGGCGGCGCGGGCGGCGACGTGCGCGACGCCATCGACGCCATCGCCAAGGTGGCCGGGCAATCGGTGACGGCAGCCTTTGTCTTCTGGGGCCAGCGCTGCTTTATCGAATTCCTGCTGCAAAGCGAGAACCGCGCACTGGCCGAGCGCCGTTTGCCCGGCCTGCTGGCCGGCACGCAGGCAGGCGCCAGCGGTTTGTCGAACGCGATGAAATTCTTGTCCGGCATCGAGCAGCTGCAAATCACGGGCGCGCGCCACGATGACGGCTTGCTCGTCAACGGCGGCCTGGCCTGGGTGACCAACTTGCGCAAGGCCGGCTTTGTCGCGGCAGCCGCCGTGGCGCCCGACGACGGCGCGCCGCCCGTCATCGTCGCCTTCGACAGCGGCACGGCGGGCGTCAAGCGCAGCGATGACCTGGACCTGATTGCCCTGCGCGGCAGCAATACGGCTTCCGTCAAGCTGGCGCAGGTGCACATCCCCGCCGCGGACATCATCAGCGACAACGCGCCGGCCTGGCTGCCGCAGGTGCGCCCATCGTTCCTCGGCATGCAGTGCGGCCTGTCGATCGGCCTGGCGCGCGCCAGCCTGGCAAAGGCGGCGCAAATCTCGGCCGGCTCGCGCAACCAGCTCACGCCACGCATCGAAGCGCTGCAAGCGACACTGGAAAGCGCCGTCGCCACCTTGCTGGCCGGCGTGCACGACGGCCGCTTCAAGACGCAGGCGCCGGCCATGTTCCGCCTGCGCATACAGCTGGCCGACGTGCTGCAGCAGGCGCTGATGCTGGAACTGCAAGCCATGGGCGGGCGCGCCTACCTGAACGCCGAACAGCAGGGCTTTGCCCGCCGCTGGCGCGAATCGTCGTTCATCCCCATCGTCACCCCCAGCCTGACGCAGTTGCAATCGGCCTTGCAGCTGTTCGACAGCCAGCAGGCGGCAGCGGGAGCCCCGGCATGAGCGTTGCTGATTGGGCCTTGCAGGCGCAGGACCTGAGCTTTTCCTATGCGGGCAGCACGCCCGTGTTCCAGCACGTCTCGCTGGGTGTGCGCAAGCGCGAGATCGTCTGCCTGCTGGGCGGCAGCGGCTGCGGCAAATCGAGCCTGCTGCGCGTGCTGGCCGGCCTGCAGCCGCCATCGACGGGCGCCATTCAATTCCTGGACGCGCCCATGCGCGAACCGGACCCGCGCAGCGCCCTCGTGTTTCAGCAGGCGAGCCTTTTGCCCTGGCTGAACGTCACGGGCAACGCGGGTTTCGGCCTGGATTTCAAGCACCAGCCGCAGCTCACGCGCGCAGCGCACGAGGCGCGCGTGGCGCAAGCCATCGAAGCGGTGGGCCTGAAGGGCCGCGAAAAACTGTATCCGTCCGCGCTGTCGGGCGGCATGGCGCAGCGCGTGGCGCTGGCCCGCGCGCTGGCGCGCGAACCGGAACTGCTGTTCGCCGACGAACCGTTTTCCGCGCTCGACGCCATTACCCGCGCCGAGATGCAGTCGCTGCTGGTCGACGTGGTGCACCGCTGGCACACGGCCGTGCTGCTGGTCACGCACGACATCGACGAAGCCATCCTCGTCGCCGACCGCATCCTGCTCATGGGCGGCAAGCCGGGCAACATCGTGCGCGAATGGCCCGTCGCCATCGACCAGCCGCGCATCGGCCACAGCGCCGACGTGATCGCCCTCAAGATGGACATCCTCGACGCCCTGCAAGCGCTGCAACAGCAAGATCAGGCCCACGCCGCCCACTAATGCACTTTACTGGAACCTTCATGTCCCTCCCACACGATAACAAACCCCTGCATATCTGCGCCTCCTCCGATTGCGACTGCGGCCTGACGCGGCGCGACTTCCTGCGCATGTCGGCCCTGGCCACGGCCAGCGTCGCCTCGCCGCTGCTGTTCGCCGGCGACGCCATGGCCCAGCAAGGCCCGAAAGGCGATGACCAGCCCGTAAAAATCGGCTACCTGCCGATCACCGACGCCACCCCGCTGCTCGTCGCCCACGCGCGCAAGCTATTCGAGGCGGAAGGCTTGCAGGCGGAAACGCCGCGCCTGTTCCGCAGCTGGGCGCAGATCATCGAAGCGTTCGTCGCCGGCCAGGTCAACGTCATCCACCTGCTGTCGCCGGCCACCCTGTGGGTGCGCTACGGCGCCAAGTTCCCCGCGAAAGTCGTCGCCTGGAACCACGTCAACGGCTCCGCGCTGACCGTGGCCAACGAGATCAACAAGGTCTCCGACCTGGGTGGACGCACGGTCGCGATTCCATTCTGGTACTCGATCCACAACATCCTGCTGCAGCAGATCCTGTCCTCGAATGGCCTGACGCCGGTCACGCGCGCGCGCAACGCGGCCATCAAGCCGAATGAAGTCAACCTGATCGTGCTGGCGCCGGCCGAAATGGTCTCGGCCCTGGCCAGCAAGTCGATTGCCGGCTACATCGTGGCCGAGCCTTTCAATGCGGCGGCGGAAAACGCCGGCATCGGCAAGATCCTTCGCTTCTCGGGCGACGTGTGGAAAAACCATGCGTGCTGCGTCACCTTCCTGTCCGAGCGCGACATCAACACGCGCCCGGAATGGGCGCAAAAGGTCACCAACGCCATCGTCAAGGCGCAGTTGTGGACGCGTTCGAACCAGGTCGATACGGCCAAGCTGCTGTCGAACGTGGGCGAGCACCGCTACACGCCCCATCCGCTGCAGGTGCTGACGAAGGTGCTGGCCACCACCGATTACGCCGGCTATGAAAAGCAGGGCCTGATCGTGCACAAGAACTGGCAGCAGCGCCGCATCGACTTCCAGCCCTATCCATTCGCCTCGTACACGGAAGAACTGGTGCGCGCCATCGGCCGCACCAAGGTGGAGGGCGATACGCGCTTCCTGGCGAATCTCGATCCGAAATTCGCCGCGCGCGACCTGGTCGATGACCGTTTTGTGCGCAAGGCCATCACGGCAGTCGGCGGCCCGGCCGCCTTCGGCTTGCCGGCCAACCTGCTGCGCAGCGAAACCGTGGCGGTCTGACGATGGCAAGCAAGTTGTTCACGAAGTTCGGCCTGCCCCTGGTGGGGCTGGCCTGTGCCTTGCTGCTGTGGTCCATGGGTGTGACGGCACTGGAGAAATCCACGCCGATCGCCACCGCCTTCGCGCCCTTGCCCACGGCGCTGGCGTTCAGGGAGATGCTCGGTGGTTCCGATATCTGGCTGCACGTGGTCTTGAGTCTGCAAAGGGTGGCCGTGGGCCTGGGGCTGGCCATCGTCATCGGCGTGCCTCTGGGCGTGCTGGTGGCCATGTCGAAGAGCTTTTCCGGCGCGGCCATGCCGCTGTTCCAGCTGCTGCGCATGATTTCGCCGCTGTCGTGGATGCCGATCGCCGTGATGGTGCTCGGCGTCGGCGACGCGCCCGTATACTTCCTGCTGGCGTTCGCGGCCGTCTGGCCGATTTTGCTCAATACGGCGGCCGGCGTGGCGCGGCTCGACCCGAACTGGCTGCTGCTGGCGCGCAGCCTGTCGGCCACGCGCAGCGAGATCGTCTTCAAGGTGATTTTGCCGGGCATCACGGCCGATATCCTGACGGGCGTGCGGCTGGCCATCGGCATCATCTGGATCGTGCTGGTGCCGGCGGAAATGCTGGGCGTATCGGCCGGCCTCGGCTACTTCATCCTCGACACGCGCGACCGCCTCGCGTATTCGGAGCTGATGGCCGCCATCGTGCTGATCGGGATGTTAGGCTTCATCCTCGACTACCTGGCCCGCGCCGCGCATGCGCGCTGGCTGCACGTAAAAAACTAGGCCGCCTTCTCCAGCGGCAGCACAGCGGCCACCGCCGCCTGCGTTGCCGCCGCCAGTTCGCGCCGGTGCGCGTCGGCCGTCGCCACTGGCGCCAGACAGGTCAGGCGCGCTGTGATCGGCGGGCCGCTCAGGATCGCCACCATGCTTTGCGCAAAGCTCATGTCGCCGATGAAGTCGACGGCGTGGTGCAGCGCCCCCTTGTCATCCACATACACGAGCGCGAACGGCTGCACCGGCACTTGCGCGTCGATGGCCGCCTCGAACAGGTTGGCGTGAAACGGCAAGATC
This window of the Janthinobacterium agaricidamnosum genome carries:
- the waaC gene encoding lipopolysaccharide heptosyltransferase I — protein: MAAQPGAQAPLKILLVRVSSLGDVLHNLPMVADIARHFPNATIDWVVEEGYTSLVRLNARVNTIFPFALRRWRKSLGKKETRAEIAAFFRSLRQTRYDYVFDTQGLLKTGIIMGAARLAPGGQKVGLANGSEGSGYEGISRLFHTKSIPLDPRTHAVARGRLVAAAALGYTIDTPADFGLPEVSRNEPRPDWMGEAPYCVYFHGTARDAKKWAPENWIALGRALAPMPILLPWGSPREKAEAEQLAAGLPNARVLPKLSMDDATLLARHAALVIGVDTGLTHIAAAFVRPTVEIYADSPLWKTEGNWSPNIINLGDKGAPPGVPEVLAAAQRLLTEHPPA
- a CDS encoding phosphomannomutase/phosphoglucomutase; this encodes MLPLSRTIFKAYDIRGIIAKTLDAGVAHKIGQAFGQAALAKGEQRVVIGRDGRLSGPELTAALAQGLQAAGVDVIDLGVVATPMVYFGTNVLDTRSGIMVTGSHNPPDYNGFKMVLAGEAIHGEAIQALYHSIVAHDGSASAKPGSYATHDIRTAYLARILGDVKLARPIKIAVDCGNGVAGAFAGDLFRGMGCEVIELFCEVDGHFPNHHPDPAHPENLQDLIRCLAETDAEIGIAFDGDGDRLGVVTKDGQIIYPDRQMMLFAADVLTRHPGAQILYDVKCTRHLAPWISKHGGVPLMYKTGHSLVKAKLRETGAPLGGEMSGHIFFKDRWYGFDDGMYSAARLLEILTREADPSALLNSLPQSDSTPELHLELKEGENVALMDMLRRDAVFPGNEQIITIDGLRVEYADGFGLARSSNTTPVIVMRFEAETPAALARIQGQFKSVILAAKPDAVLPF
- a CDS encoding H-NS family nucleoid-associated regulatory protein; its protein translation is MDLSTMTMLELRKLEDNVKQELNSREREDLNKAREQIMAIAQQAGIPLKQLILDGLHPRTGKVAVRYRHPENATEQWTGRGRQPLWVRQWVESGKSIDLLRV
- a CDS encoding symmetrical bis(5'-nucleosyl)-tetraphosphatase; protein product: MKTYFIGDLQGCHAQTVELIERIQAAAGGPYRLLFAGDLINRGPASLATLRHVHALAQQGLADSVLGNHDLHLLAVANGIRPEHASDTLADILDAPDREELIDWLRQRPLALEHDGHVLVHAGLLPQWSAAQALSLSEEVSAMLRSDDWVAFLRTMYGNEPAAWRDDLQGADRLRCIVNAMTRLRFCTPDGVMDFKMKESGSPPPGSGLLPWFDVPGRRSAGDTIVFGHWSALGLLLRPHLIGLDSGCVWGGKLSAVCLEDRSLLQVDCPAFQQHSGKQ
- a CDS encoding AraC family transcriptional regulator, with the translated sequence MHPDTDRLARWLLGSLELDTAVLHVGQYCGRWRASTAGRELGSFHLVLDGHCYLHLDGAAPIALGPRDGVFLLRDLPHFPSPHSDPLQAVSAQAMLPLQTPTQQPATALACGFFQFRGALSALIVDSFPPYLLIRGDAPAFSAAAALFDLILAEAGGDPEQPSPLIARLVELLFFYLIRHVAQGEQVAAGLLSLLHQPAFSPLLERMLDAPADDWSIENMAKAACMSRASFCKHFASASGHSPAQFLLLLRMKIAARRLHDGVSVERAAELVGYRSHAAFTRAFKRVTGEQPGAYRRDQRLRQLAS
- a CDS encoding carboxymuconolactone decarboxylase family protein; this translates as MSRLTLHTLDTAPADSRPFVEKAIANNGFLPNLIGVLANAPLALETYLTVSGINARASLTLMEREVVQITAARIHGCDFCIAGHSAISLKKAGQTPDTVRALQHGQPTGDTKLDAVAAFATAVIATRGAVSDAEYQAFLAAGYNEQQALEVVLGISLATLCNFSNSLAGTPVNPQLTPYLPGAV
- a CDS encoding acyl-CoA dehydrogenase family protein yields the protein MANLTHWLHMHADQLDQSPELAETVLPALAGDKLLAIGVPQEHGGAGGDVRDAIDAIAKVAGQSVTAAFVFWGQRCFIEFLLQSENRALAERRLPGLLAGTQAGASGLSNAMKFLSGIEQLQITGARHDDGLLVNGGLAWVTNLRKAGFVAAAAVAPDDGAPPVIVAFDSGTAGVKRSDDLDLIALRGSNTASVKLAQVHIPAADIISDNAPAWLPQVRPSFLGMQCGLSIGLARASLAKAAQISAGSRNQLTPRIEALQATLESAVATLLAGVHDGRFKTQAPAMFRLRIQLADVLQQALMLELQAMGGRAYLNAEQQGFARRWRESSFIPIVTPSLTQLQSALQLFDSQQAAAGAPA
- a CDS encoding ABC transporter ATP-binding protein, giving the protein MSVADWALQAQDLSFSYAGSTPVFQHVSLGVRKREIVCLLGGSGCGKSSLLRVLAGLQPPSTGAIQFLDAPMREPDPRSALVFQQASLLPWLNVTGNAGFGLDFKHQPQLTRAAHEARVAQAIEAVGLKGREKLYPSALSGGMAQRVALARALAREPELLFADEPFSALDAITRAEMQSLLVDVVHRWHTAVLLVTHDIDEAILVADRILLMGGKPGNIVREWPVAIDQPRIGHSADVIALKMDILDALQALQQQDQAHAAH
- a CDS encoding ABC transporter substrate-binding protein, which gives rise to MSLPHDNKPLHICASSDCDCGLTRRDFLRMSALATASVASPLLFAGDAMAQQGPKGDDQPVKIGYLPITDATPLLVAHARKLFEAEGLQAETPRLFRSWAQIIEAFVAGQVNVIHLLSPATLWVRYGAKFPAKVVAWNHVNGSALTVANEINKVSDLGGRTVAIPFWYSIHNILLQQILSSNGLTPVTRARNAAIKPNEVNLIVLAPAEMVSALASKSIAGYIVAEPFNAAAENAGIGKILRFSGDVWKNHACCVTFLSERDINTRPEWAQKVTNAIVKAQLWTRSNQVDTAKLLSNVGEHRYTPHPLQVLTKVLATTDYAGYEKQGLIVHKNWQQRRIDFQPYPFASYTEELVRAIGRTKVEGDTRFLANLDPKFAARDLVDDRFVRKAITAVGGPAAFGLPANLLRSETVAV
- a CDS encoding ABC transporter permease, giving the protein MASKLFTKFGLPLVGLACALLLWSMGVTALEKSTPIATAFAPLPTALAFREMLGGSDIWLHVVLSLQRVAVGLGLAIVIGVPLGVLVAMSKSFSGAAMPLFQLLRMISPLSWMPIAVMVLGVGDAPVYFLLAFAAVWPILLNTAAGVARLDPNWLLLARSLSATRSEIVFKVILPGITADILTGVRLAIGIIWIVLVPAEMLGVSAGLGYFILDTRDRLAYSELMAAIVLIGMLGFILDYLARAAHARWLHVKN